One Senegalimassilia faecalis genomic window, CATGATGCAGGTCAGTCTCGTAAACGACGGCCCCTTCACCATCTGGCTTGACACCGACGAGTTATAAGGTTTCGCCAACCTGACAAGGGGACAGGTCGTTTGTCAGGTTAAGGCCCGATTGACAAGCACCCTCTCCTAGCTTTTTTTTCGAATTTGGTGACGCGCTTCGCGCTATTTTATTTGGATCGAGCTTTCGCTCGACCCTACGGTTCAATATGCATCCGAACCCAAACCCGCCTGTTGAATAGGGCGTCAAGACCGTTTTGCCCCCTTTTCAACCCCATACGTAAAAGAAGCCGCCCAATGGGCGGCTTCTTCAAATCCCGGATGTTTTCCCGCTCGACTAACAGTAGAACAGGATGTCGTTGTAGGTGGGCACGGGCCACAGGTCGTGCGCTACCACGCACTCCATGGCGTCGACGCCGGCACGCAGGCGTTCCATCTTCGGCACGATCTCGTGCGCGTACTTGTTCGCCTTCTCCTGCTCGTCGGCGATGGCGCGCGCCTCAAGGTGCGCCTCATGCAGGTCGTTCAGCGCGGCGTTGATCTCCTTAATGCCGTCGGTGACCTTCTTCAGCAGCTCGTCCTGCACAGACGTGTCGATGCCTGCGGCGGCGGACTTCAGCTCGTTGATCTCGTTCGCAACCAGCGTGGCGTACTTGTTGATGGCCGGCAGGTACGTACGGCGCGTCATGCGCTTCATGGTGCGCACTTCGATGTTCATAAGCTTGGTGTACTTCTCAAGCTTCACCTCGTAGCGGCTGCGCACCTCCACCTCGGACAGCACGTTGAACTCTTCGAACAGCTTGATGCTTTCGGGCGCAACGTACGCCGGCAGCGCATCGGCCGTGGTGCGGTTGTTGGCCAGGCCGCGGCGCTCGGCCTCGGCGGGCCACTCGTCGGAGTAACCGTTGCCGTTGAAGATGATGCGCTGGTGCTTCTTCAGCGTCTCCTTGATGTAGGCGATGGCGGCAGACTCGAACTCCTCGCCCGTCTTGCCCTCCATGGCGTCGGCGAAGTCCTTCAGCGACTTGGCCATGGCCGTGTTCAGCACCATGTTGCAGTCGGCCAAGTTCACCGCCGAGCCCGGCATGCGGAACTCGAACTTGTTGCCCGTGAAGGCGAAGGGGCTGGTGCGGTTGCGGTCCGTGTTGTCCTTCAGGAAGTTCGGCAGCACCGAAACGCCCAGGTCAACGGCAACCTTTTCCGCAGACGTGTACTCGTGGTCGTCCACAAGCGCGTCCACGATGGCGCCCAGCTCGTCGCCCAGGAAGATGGACACGATCGCCGGCGGGGCCTCGTTGGCGCCCAAGCGGTGATCGTTACCAGCCGACGCGACGGTCATGCGCAGCAACTCCTGGTAGTCGTCGACCGCCTGGATGACGCCCGTCAGGAACACCAGGAAGCGCAGGTTGTCCATGGGCGTTTCGCCAGGGTCAAGGAAGTTCGTCTTGCCGGCGGAAATGGACCAGTTGTTGTGCTTGCCCGAACCGTTGATGCCATCGAACGGCTTCTCGTGCTGCAAGCACACCAAGCCGTGATGGCTGGCCAGCAGGCGCATCTTTTCCATGGTCAGCAGGTTCTCGTCGATGGCGCGGTTTGCGTTCGTGAACAGCGGCGCCAGCTCGTGCTGCGCGGGGGCAACCTCGTTGTGCTTGGTCTTCGCCGACACGCCCAGCTTCCACAGCTCGCTGTCCAGCTCCTTCATGAACTCGTTGACGGTGGGGCGGATGGCGCCGAAGTAATGTTCCTCAAGCTCCTGGCCCTTCAACGGGGAGTAGCCGAACAGCGTGCGGCCCGTCATGATGAGGTCGGAGCGCTTCGCGTAGTCCTTCTCGCTGATCAGGAAGTACTCCTGCTCGGCGCCGACGGTGGGGATCACGCGATCGACATGCTCGCCGAACAGCGCCAGCACGCGCTTGGCCTGCTCGTCGATAGCGCTCATGGAGCGCAGCAGCGGGGTTTTCTTGTCAAGCGCCTCGCCGGTATAGCTGCAGAACGCGGTGGGGATGCACAGCACCTCGTCCTTGATGAACGCGTAGCTGGTGGGGTCCCAGGCAGTGTAGCCGCGGGCCTCGAACGTGGCGCGCAGGCCGCCGGACGGGAAGCTGGAGGCATCGGGCTCGCCCTGGATGAGCTCCTTGCCCGAGAAGCTCATGATGGCGCGGCCGTCGCCGGTGGGATCCAGGAAGCTGTCGTGCTTCTCGGACGTGATGCCGGACAGCGGCTGGAACCAATGCGTGTAGTGCGTGGCGCCCTTCTCGATTGCCCATTCCTTCATGGCGTGGGCAACCACATTGGCCACCTCGAGGTTCAGAGGCTCACCCTTCTGGATGGTCTTCATCAGGTCTTTGTACGTTGCAGATGGCAGCCGCTCCTGCATCGTGTGCTCGTTGAACACCATCGAGCCGTAGATCTCAGGAATTTTCGACATAGGCGTGAGCTCCTTCATAGTTACCTTTCAGACGCGTGCTTCCCTCGAGACTGCTTACGGGTAAGCGGATTTGCCAATTCTCGTAGCTTAGCATCTTGAGCAGACAAGCTGCACGTCAACTTGCTATAACTTACGGTACCGGCGCTATGTTTCCGGTAGTTTTCAGGGGCGGTAACGTTTCGTTACGCGCGCGGCGTGAAGCCCGTCGCCGCCAACCACTCCAAGATTCCCCAACGGCAATCAATGCGTAGCCCCGAACAACCGCATATCACAACAAGCGGTAGCATATCTTGCCGAAAATCGCTCATGTATGTGATTTAATTTGCCGGCCCGAGCAAACAGCCACTTGCTGCTTGCATATGCCCAGGTCACAGCAGTCTGCAACCGATGGGCACTTGGCATGTCACCAGCAAATCACATACATGAGCGATTTTTAATCCGAAACACGCTACTTGCAGCGCATACCGACAACAAATCACCCAATTCCAGTTCGTTGAGGAGCCTTCCTGCCCGCCTTACGCTCGCCTACCACAGCAAAGTCGCCATTGCGAGGTTCCGCCGCAAGGCTCACCTCGCACTCCTCCTCAAAAACGCGGAAAGCCCGCTTCGCAAATGCGGAACGGGCTTTCGTGGCTTGCACGGCTGCGTAAACGCAACCGAAAGGTGCAAACTTAGCGCTTGCTGAACTGCGGGCGCTTGCGGGCCTTCTTCAGACCGTACTTCTTGCGCTCGACCATACGAGCGTCGCGCGTCAGGAAGCCAGCCTTCTTCAGCTCGGCGCGGTAGTCGCCAGCTGCCAGCAGGGCGCGGGAGATGCCGTGACGCAGAGCGCCGGCCTGACCCGAGATGCCACCGCCGTCGATGCGGGCGAGCACGTCGAAGTGATCCACAGTATCCGTGACCTTGAACGGGGTCTTGGCATAGTCGAGCAGGGCCTCGCGGCCGAAGTACTCTTTGCCGTCACGACCGTTGACAGTCACCTTGCCGGTGCCGGGAACGAGACGCACGCGAGCGACAGCGTTCTTACGACGACCAGTGCCGTAGTACAATGCTTCATTCGCCATGGGTTAGTCCTCCATCTTGATCTCGACCGGCTTCTGAGCCATATGCGGGTGCTCAGCACCAGCGTACACCTTGAGCTTCATGCCCTGTGCACGGCCCAGCGTGTTCTTCGGCAGCATGCCCTTGACGGCATGCTCGATGACGCGCTCGGGATGCTTGGCCATGGCCTCGGCGAAGGTCTCAGACTTCAGTCCGCCCGGATGACCGGAGTGGCGATAGTAGCGCTTGTTCAGTTCCTTCGAACCGGTCACGCGAACCTTGTCCGCGTTGATGATGATCACGAAGTCACCGGTGTCCACATGCGGCGTGTACTGCGGCTTGTGCTTGCCCTTCAGAATGGTAGCAGCCTTGGTAGCCAGACGACCGAGAACCTGGTCCTCAGCGTCGATGATGTACCATTTGCGCTCAACTTCATGGGGCTTAGCGTGATACGTCTTCACTTTTTTTCCTCCATGTCCTTCCTGTTACGCTGTGCGACCACAGCGCACAGGGTGTCGTTTTTCAAAAGTGCAGGTCTGTTGGCCGCCGGTTTCCTACGCCAGCACGCCGGGCCAGGGTCTGGACACCCCATCCAGTGGCGCTGCCTCCACCCTACGTTTACGGGGCTTTTGAAAGCGAACTTTTGTAGTCTACGGGTTTTGGCGCGAGCAAGTCAATGGGCCACGAATGCTCAACTGGGGAAATCCCGTGATTTTCACACGGATTGCACAGGTCCCGAGCGCGCGTTTACGCAAACTGCAACAGGCAGACGGGCGTGCCGGTTATCGCCCCATCCTTGCGCGCGCTTTCGCATAGACGAGGAGCCCGACACCAACGCGAGAGGCGCATTTCGCGGCAAATTCATCGAGCAGGAACGCGTCTAATTTCTGACGGTTTCGCTTTCCGCGCTTACTCTAGGGACTGCCCGTCTCGCGTCTTGCGCAATCCCTCGGGGCGATAACTTGCTTTCTGGTTTGCCAATAGCCCGGCTTTCGGATGCTTTGATATCATGGTGCCAACGGTATTTCGCGCTCGGCAAACGGCAAACCGCCCGAACGTGCATATATAGAAAGGAAGCATACGTCATGCCTATCCGCATCCCCGACCAGCTGCCTGCAACCGAGCAGCTTGAAAGCGAGAACATCTTCGTGATGACGGAGCATCGCGCCATGCACCAGGACATTCGTCCGCTGCGCGTGCTGCTGCTCAACCTTATGCCGAAGAAAATCGAGACGGAAACGCAGATCATGCGCAAGCTGTCCAACACGCCGCTGCAGATTGAAGTGGAGCTGCTGCACACCATCAGCCATGAGTCGAAAAACGTGTCGCAAGAGCACCTGAAAACGTTCTACCGCACGTTTGACCAGGTGAAAGACAACCGCTATGACGGCATGATCATCACGGGCGCGCCCGTTGAGCTGCACGAGTTCGAAGACGTGGACTACTGGGACGAGCTGTGCCGCAT contains:
- a CDS encoding glutamine synthetase III family protein, producing MSKIPEIYGSMVFNEHTMQERLPSATYKDLMKTIQKGEPLNLEVANVVAHAMKEWAIEKGATHYTHWFQPLSGITSEKHDSFLDPTGDGRAIMSFSGKELIQGEPDASSFPSGGLRATFEARGYTAWDPTSYAFIKDEVLCIPTAFCSYTGEALDKKTPLLRSMSAIDEQAKRVLALFGEHVDRVIPTVGAEQEYFLISEKDYAKRSDLIMTGRTLFGYSPLKGQELEEHYFGAIRPTVNEFMKELDSELWKLGVSAKTKHNEVAPAQHELAPLFTNANRAIDENLLTMEKMRLLASHHGLVCLQHEKPFDGINGSGKHNNWSISAGKTNFLDPGETPMDNLRFLVFLTGVIQAVDDYQELLRMTVASAGNDHRLGANEAPPAIVSIFLGDELGAIVDALVDDHEYTSAEKVAVDLGVSVLPNFLKDNTDRNRTSPFAFTGNKFEFRMPGSAVNLADCNMVLNTAMAKSLKDFADAMEGKTGEEFESAAIAYIKETLKKHQRIIFNGNGYSDEWPAEAERRGLANNRTTADALPAYVAPESIKLFEEFNVLSEVEVRSRYEVKLEKYTKLMNIEVRTMKRMTRRTYLPAINKYATLVANEINELKSAAAGIDTSVQDELLKKVTDGIKEINAALNDLHEAHLEARAIADEQEKANKYAHEIVPKMERLRAGVDAMECVVAHDLWPVPTYNDILFYC
- the rpsI gene encoding 30S ribosomal protein S9 produces the protein MANEALYYGTGRRKNAVARVRLVPGTGKVTVNGRDGKEYFGREALLDYAKTPFKVTDTVDHFDVLARIDGGGISGQAGALRHGISRALLAAGDYRAELKKAGFLTRDARMVERKKYGLKKARKRPQFSKR
- the rplM gene encoding 50S ribosomal protein L13; protein product: MKTYHAKPHEVERKWYIIDAEDQVLGRLATKAATILKGKHKPQYTPHVDTGDFVIIINADKVRVTGSKELNKRYYRHSGHPGGLKSETFAEAMAKHPERVIEHAVKGMLPKNTLGRAQGMKLKVYAGAEHPHMAQKPVEIKMED